Proteins co-encoded in one Corynebacterium lujinxingii genomic window:
- a CDS encoding CueP family metal-binding protein yields the protein MKRAAIAAAALALALTGCSAADPEPTADGTEPTADGTVSQDTFLTTHGLADMDAVEIIDHLDRQKVSERPTDLIASVRNDELLLSSDDQEVALDLPDDQTYVSIAPYLTSTHDCFYHSLTTCQGELDNEDIQVTITDGATGEVLVDEATTTFDNGFIGFWLPDDVTGLIEVSYQGRTGTTEFSTTDDGATCVTDLRLT from the coding sequence ATGAAACGAGCAGCGATCGCAGCCGCCGCCCTTGCCCTCGCCCTCACAGGGTGTTCGGCCGCCGACCCGGAACCCACCGCCGACGGGACGGAACCCACCGCCGACGGGACGGTGTCCCAGGACACATTCCTGACTACCCATGGCCTGGCCGACATGGACGCGGTGGAGATCATTGATCACCTCGACCGGCAGAAGGTCTCTGAGCGTCCCACGGATCTGATCGCCTCAGTGCGTAACGATGAACTGCTGCTCTCGAGCGATGACCAGGAAGTCGCGCTCGATCTTCCCGACGATCAGACGTATGTCTCGATCGCACCCTATCTCACCTCCACCCACGACTGCTTCTACCACAGCCTCACGACCTGCCAGGGGGAACTCGACAATGAGGATATCCAGGTCACGATCACCGATGGGGCGACCGGTGAGGTGCTGGTGGACGAGGCGACAACCACCTTCGACAACGGGTTTATTGGCTTCTGGCTTCCCGATGATGTCACCGGCCTGATTGAGGTCAGCTACCAGGGGCGTACCGGCACCACGGAGTTTTCCACCACCGACGACGGTGCCACCTGTGTCACAGACCTGCGCCTGACGTGA
- a CDS encoding type 1 glutamine amidotransferase domain-containing protein yields MKFLALSTSAHRYENSGIRTGMWLGEFTHFYDVLTEAGHEVDLASVAGGAVPIDPVSLKTPVIQMGGTNKRYEDPEFMSLLDNTPAIADVNLEDYDGIYLIGGHGTMFDFSNDEVKKAVAYFADNDKIVSAVCHGPCGLLDVTLANGSKLLDDRTVTGYSWTEEKLANRTDEVPFSLEDKLREQAGEYTTAKIPMTKHVVIDGNLITGQNPTSAAGVGEAVLKVVG; encoded by the coding sequence ATGAAGTTTCTTGCACTGTCCACCAGCGCCCACCGTTACGAGAACTCCGGTATTCGCACCGGCATGTGGCTCGGCGAATTCACTCACTTCTACGACGTGCTCACCGAAGCCGGCCACGAGGTCGACCTCGCCAGCGTCGCCGGCGGCGCCGTGCCCATCGACCCGGTGAGCCTGAAAACCCCGGTCATCCAGATGGGCGGGACGAACAAGCGCTACGAGGACCCCGAGTTCATGTCACTTCTCGACAACACCCCAGCCATCGCCGACGTCAACCTCGAGGATTACGACGGCATCTACCTCATCGGTGGCCACGGCACCATGTTCGACTTCTCCAACGACGAGGTGAAAAAGGCCGTCGCCTACTTCGCCGACAACGACAAGATCGTCTCCGCGGTCTGCCACGGCCCGTGCGGTCTCCTCGACGTCACCCTGGCCAACGGCAGCAAGCTTCTCGACGACCGCACCGTCACCGGCTACTCCTGGACCGAAGAAAAACTAGCCAACCGCACCGACGAGGTCCCGTTCAGCCTGGAGGACAAACTGCGCGAGCAGGCCGGCGAGTACACCACCGCCAAGATCCCGATGACCAAGCACGTGGTTATCGACGGCAACCTCATCACCGGCCAGAACCCCACCTCCGCCGCCGGAGTCGGCGAGGCGGTGCTGAAGGTGGTTGGGTAA
- a CDS encoding heavy-metal-associated domain-containing protein has translation MINPPPRLLPMASHGCSCCGPDSHADTASIPAASDSSAGGSSSSYQVTGLTCGHCVKRVTQALQALPQVDDVQIDLAAGGVSTVTVTGVVPPEMVRWAIEEAGYTVLS, from the coding sequence ATGATCAACCCCCCGCCCCGCCTCTTGCCGATGGCCTCTCACGGCTGCAGCTGTTGCGGACCCGACTCACATGCCGACACCGCCTCCATCCCTGCCGCCAGCGACTCGTCAGCAGGAGGATCCTCCTCTAGCTACCAGGTCACCGGCCTGACCTGCGGGCACTGCGTGAAACGCGTGACCCAGGCCCTTCAGGCCCTCCCCCAGGTCGACGATGTCCAGATTGATCTCGCTGCTGGTGGTGTTTCCACCGTCACGGTCACCGGTGTCGTACCTCCGGAGATGGTTCGCTGGGCCATCGAAGAGGCCGGCTACACCGTCTTATCCTGA
- a CDS encoding sensor histidine kinase gives MNHGPGLTFRFLAAQALVVVISLLVAATVATMVGPTLFQDHMLMTGREYPSLELLHAEQAYRDANLITLAVALPTALISALLASLWLSRRLRTPLQDLTRAATSLTAGNYRIRVPAGEAGPEVTTLAHAFNTMADRLEHTEQVRRQMLSDLAHEMGTPLSVLTVYLDGLQDGAVDWNNATHTIMADQLTRLTRLMEDIDDVSRAQEHRIDLDLAEEGLGDLLHTAAAAAEEAYADKGVDLQVETITDTARVLVDRQRFGQVMSNLLSNALRHTPAGGQVRISVHRQGASTALIHVADDGEGIPPDQLGHIFERFYRGDAARSRDNGGAGIGLTISKALIEAHGGTLTATSPGPGRGAVFALSLPLSPPDSEEAAW, from the coding sequence ATGAATCACGGACCCGGCCTGACCTTCCGCTTCCTGGCCGCCCAGGCGCTGGTCGTGGTGATTAGCCTGCTGGTGGCCGCGACCGTGGCCACGATGGTGGGCCCGACCCTGTTCCAGGATCATATGTTGATGACCGGCCGGGAGTACCCCTCGCTGGAGCTGTTGCATGCCGAGCAGGCCTACCGGGACGCCAACCTGATCACCCTGGCCGTCGCCCTGCCCACCGCCTTGATCAGCGCCCTGCTGGCCAGCCTGTGGTTATCGCGTCGCCTGCGCACCCCCCTGCAGGATCTCACCCGCGCCGCTACCAGCCTGACGGCCGGCAACTATCGTATCCGCGTGCCCGCCGGAGAGGCAGGCCCCGAGGTCACCACCCTGGCGCATGCCTTCAACACCATGGCCGACCGGCTGGAACACACCGAACAGGTCCGCCGCCAGATGCTCTCTGATCTGGCCCACGAAATGGGCACCCCCTTATCGGTGCTCACGGTCTACCTCGATGGTCTCCAGGACGGGGCCGTGGACTGGAATAATGCCACCCACACGATCATGGCTGACCAACTCACCCGCCTGACCCGGTTGATGGAAGACATCGACGATGTCTCCCGGGCCCAGGAACACCGGATCGATTTGGACCTGGCGGAGGAAGGGCTCGGGGATCTGCTCCATACCGCCGCTGCTGCCGCGGAGGAAGCTTATGCTGACAAAGGCGTCGATTTACAGGTCGAGACCATTACGGACACCGCCCGGGTGCTCGTGGACCGGCAACGCTTCGGCCAGGTGATGAGCAATCTCCTGTCGAACGCGCTACGGCATACCCCGGCCGGCGGGCAGGTCCGGATCAGCGTCCACCGACAGGGGGCGTCCACCGCGCTCATCCACGTCGCCGATGACGGCGAGGGCATCCCGCCTGACCAGCTCGGACACATCTTCGAACGCTTCTACCGGGGGGATGCCGCCCGCAGCCGGGACAACGGCGGGGCCGGTATCGGTCTGACCATCTCCAAGGCATTGATCGAGGCCCACGGCGGCACTCTCACCGCCACCTCCCCCGGACCCGGTCGCGGAGCGGTGTTTGCCCTCAGCCTCCCGCTGTCCCCTCCCGACAGTGAGGAGGCTGCTTGGTGA
- a CDS encoding purine-cytosine permease family protein, producing the protein MANSTPPAKSAPVVETLGIDIVPESERTAKPSDLFWPWFAANISVFGISYGSFVLWFGLSFWQGAVVTVLGVTFSFFLCGLIAVAGKRGSAPTMVLSRAAFGVKGQKVPGVVSWLTSIGWETFLAIMAVLATTTVIRELGGNPGTGTKVLATLIVAGLVVGASVLGYHTIMKLQSVLTWITGAVTILYMGLTIPRIDWTAVQAIPSGSVGNVVGALVMVMTGFGLGWINIAADWSRYQRRDTPDGSIIFWNTFGGAVAPAILVVFGLLLAASDASLAEAIADDPIGALAVVLPTWVLVPFLITAVLALVSGAVLGIYSSGLTLLTLGINIPRPAAAAIDGVILTLGTIWVVFFAQSFLGPFQSFLITLGVPLASWAGILIADIYTRTKNYDEPALYDPNGRYGAVDWISIAILIVSSIIGWGLVVNLFAEEAAWNNWQGYLLPLVGEHWADANLGVLVALVLSFVAAWFARRGRIRRQEGTAAN; encoded by the coding sequence ATGGCAAATAGCACACCACCGGCGAAGAGTGCGCCAGTTGTAGAAACCCTGGGCATCGACATCGTTCCCGAATCTGAGCGCACCGCGAAACCCTCGGACCTGTTTTGGCCGTGGTTCGCCGCGAACATCTCAGTGTTCGGCATTTCCTACGGCTCGTTCGTGCTTTGGTTTGGGCTGTCATTTTGGCAAGGGGCAGTAGTCACCGTGCTCGGCGTGACGTTCTCGTTCTTCCTCTGTGGGCTCATTGCGGTGGCGGGCAAGCGCGGGTCCGCGCCGACCATGGTGCTCTCACGTGCCGCGTTCGGAGTGAAGGGGCAAAAAGTTCCCGGCGTCGTCTCCTGGCTGACATCCATCGGGTGGGAGACGTTCCTGGCGATTATGGCGGTGCTAGCAACCACCACAGTGATTCGGGAACTTGGCGGTAACCCGGGCACAGGCACCAAGGTTTTGGCGACGCTCATTGTCGCCGGCTTGGTCGTGGGGGCGTCAGTGCTGGGCTACCACACGATTATGAAACTGCAATCGGTACTGACCTGGATTACCGGTGCGGTGACCATCCTGTACATGGGGCTGACTATCCCGCGCATCGATTGGACCGCGGTGCAGGCGATTCCCTCGGGTTCTGTAGGCAACGTGGTGGGCGCGCTGGTGATGGTGATGACCGGCTTCGGCCTCGGCTGGATCAACATCGCCGCCGACTGGTCGCGGTACCAGCGCCGCGACACCCCGGATGGATCAATCATTTTCTGGAACACCTTCGGCGGCGCGGTCGCCCCAGCGATTTTGGTGGTCTTTGGTCTGTTGCTCGCGGCGTCTGACGCGTCGCTCGCGGAGGCGATCGCGGACGACCCGATCGGTGCGCTCGCAGTCGTGCTGCCTACCTGGGTGCTCGTGCCGTTTCTGATCACCGCGGTGCTCGCGCTGGTCTCCGGCGCGGTGCTGGGCATCTACTCGTCCGGCCTGACGCTACTGACTTTGGGAATTAACATCCCCCGCCCGGCAGCAGCCGCTATCGACGGCGTGATCCTCACCCTGGGCACCATCTGGGTGGTCTTCTTCGCCCAGAGCTTCCTCGGGCCATTCCAGTCGTTTTTGATCACCCTCGGCGTGCCGCTGGCAAGTTGGGCGGGCATCCTCATCGCAGATATCTACACCCGCACCAAAAACTACGACGAGCCCGCGCTCTACGACCCGAACGGGCGCTACGGTGCGGTGGACTGGATCTCGATCGCGATCTTGATTGTTTCCTCGATCATTGGCTGGGGACTGGTGGTGAACCTGTTTGCGGAAGAAGCGGCCTGGAACAACTGGCAGGGCTACCTCCTGCCGCTGGTGGGCGAGCACTGGGCAGACGCGAACCTAGGTGTGCTCGTCGCCCTCGTGCTCTCCTTTGTGGCAGCGTGGTTTGCGCGCCGGGGCCGCATCCGCCGCCAGGAGGGGACCGCAGCGAACTAG
- the efeB gene encoding iron uptake transporter deferrochelatase/peroxidase subunit codes for MSGFNRRTFLALGGVSAAGAAAAACSRDESRGASGDIDGAANDELIIDFAGEHQAGIISPMQNSLHFAAFDMDEKASRDDLIDLLQRWTDAARRLTLGGEVSAKGAFGGGADFPPDDSGEAFDLGPSALTITIGFGRSLFRDQFGLANKLPTEFTAMPPMTNDFLNREQSEGDICIQACANDPQVATHAIRNLTRLAVPDAVLRWSQIGFGKAAVTTREESTPRNLFGQKDGTANLRAEDTEALDEHVWIPSDSSQPWAAGGTYLTARRIAMNIEVWDTLQLKEQERVTGRDKFEGAPLTGTNEFDEPDFSATNERGRPVIDHGSHVFNVHPDQNGGIRMLRRAFNFVDGSNEQGRLDAGLFFMAFTRTVDRFATVHRSMSRDEMLLEYLKTTKTGTYLIPPGVGETGFVGEGMFA; via the coding sequence ATGAGCGGGTTCAACCGACGCACCTTCTTGGCGCTTGGCGGTGTCAGCGCCGCCGGCGCCGCCGCTGCCGCCTGCTCACGGGATGAATCCCGTGGGGCATCTGGCGACATCGACGGTGCTGCGAACGACGAGCTGATCATCGACTTTGCCGGCGAGCACCAAGCCGGGATCATCAGCCCGATGCAAAACAGCCTCCACTTTGCGGCGTTCGACATGGACGAGAAAGCCTCCCGCGATGACTTAATCGACCTGCTGCAGCGCTGGACCGACGCTGCCCGACGGCTCACGCTCGGCGGCGAAGTCAGCGCCAAGGGTGCGTTCGGTGGCGGCGCGGACTTCCCGCCCGACGATTCCGGCGAAGCCTTCGACCTGGGCCCGTCTGCTCTGACCATCACCATCGGGTTCGGCCGCAGCCTGTTTCGCGACCAATTCGGCCTGGCAAACAAACTGCCAACCGAGTTCACCGCGATGCCGCCGATGACCAACGACTTTCTCAACCGTGAGCAGTCCGAAGGCGACATCTGCATCCAGGCATGCGCCAACGACCCGCAGGTGGCCACCCACGCCATCCGCAACCTCACCCGTCTGGCCGTGCCGGATGCGGTGCTGCGCTGGAGCCAGATCGGCTTCGGCAAAGCCGCCGTGACCACGCGTGAAGAGAGCACCCCGCGCAACCTCTTCGGCCAAAAAGACGGCACCGCGAACCTGCGTGCTGAGGACACCGAAGCGTTGGACGAACACGTGTGGATCCCGTCCGACTCCTCGCAGCCCTGGGCCGCCGGCGGAACGTATCTGACCGCCCGGCGCATCGCCATGAACATCGAGGTGTGGGACACCCTCCAACTCAAGGAGCAGGAGCGCGTCACGGGCCGCGACAAGTTCGAGGGCGCCCCGCTGACCGGAACCAACGAGTTCGACGAGCCGGACTTTTCCGCCACCAACGAACGCGGCCGTCCCGTCATCGACCACGGCTCCCACGTATTCAACGTGCACCCTGATCAAAACGGTGGCATCCGCATGCTGCGTCGAGCATTCAACTTCGTCGATGGCTCCAACGAACAAGGCCGCCTCGACGCTGGCCTCTTCTTCATGGCGTTCACCCGCACCGTGGATAGGTTTGCCACCGTGCACCGATCCATGTCGCGAGACGAAATGCTTCTCGAATATCTCAAGACCACCAAAACCGGCACCTATCTCATCCCACCCGGTGTGGGTGAGACCGGTTTCGTCGGTGAAGGAATGTTCGCTTAG
- a CDS encoding FTR1 family iron permease produces the protein MFIAAFLVGLREGLEASLIVGMLFAAIKRRSSTATGDGTDHLNTAARTVWVGVVLAAVICTALGALFTFGRYGLSFRAQEAIGGIMSLIAVVMITGMVLSLSNKGGKLRTMLEDKTGVALTKGKQAMFWLAFVAVAREGIELTLLLWGWMTTPSAIFGAFAGIGVAIVMGWLIYRGALRLNLGTFFTWSSALLIIVAAGILAYAIHDLQEAQFLPGPFSGAPIAPTHPRTGEVLTGFATYPFWMASFPFGWAFNLDEFIDPAGITATLLQAFTGFMPQMSWLQVIGWAGYLAVIVPIFVGHARGRGGVVDKQSNETSSANNENTRKVS, from the coding sequence ATGTTCATCGCCGCTTTCCTGGTCGGCCTCCGCGAGGGCCTGGAAGCATCCCTTATCGTCGGCATGTTGTTCGCCGCCATCAAGCGCCGCAGCAGCACCGCCACCGGCGACGGCACGGATCATCTGAACACCGCGGCCCGCACCGTGTGGGTGGGCGTGGTCTTGGCAGCAGTGATCTGCACGGCGCTCGGCGCACTGTTTACCTTTGGCCGCTACGGATTGTCGTTTCGTGCCCAGGAAGCGATCGGCGGCATCATGTCGCTGATCGCGGTGGTCATGATCACTGGCATGGTCCTCTCGTTGAGCAACAAGGGCGGCAAACTGCGCACCATGCTCGAGGACAAAACGGGCGTCGCGCTGACCAAAGGCAAGCAGGCCATGTTCTGGCTCGCGTTCGTCGCCGTTGCCCGCGAGGGCATCGAACTGACCCTCCTGCTGTGGGGCTGGATGACCACACCGAGTGCGATCTTTGGCGCGTTCGCCGGCATCGGCGTTGCCATCGTGATGGGTTGGCTGATCTACCGAGGCGCTCTTCGCCTGAACCTGGGCACCTTCTTCACCTGGTCGAGTGCTCTGCTCATCATTGTGGCGGCGGGCATCCTCGCCTACGCCATCCACGACCTGCAGGAGGCGCAGTTTCTCCCCGGGCCGTTCTCCGGCGCACCGATTGCTCCGACGCACCCGCGTACCGGCGAGGTCCTCACCGGGTTTGCTACGTACCCGTTCTGGATGGCGTCGTTCCCGTTCGGCTGGGCGTTCAACCTCGACGAGTTCATCGACCCCGCCGGAATCACCGCCACACTGCTCCAAGCATTCACCGGATTTATGCCGCAAATGTCCTGGCTCCAAGTCATTGGCTGGGCTGGCTACCTCGCCGTCATTGTCCCCATTTTTGTGGGGCATGCGCGGGGGCGAGGTGGTGTCGTCGATAAGCAAAGCAACGAAACTTCCTCCGCAAACAACGAAAACACACGAAAGGTCTCATAA
- a CDS encoding response regulator transcription factor — MADRTPTTATPPGRVLVVDDEQPLAQMVASYLVRAGFDTRQAHTGTQAVDEARRYSPDVVVLDLGLPELDGLEVCRRIRTFSDCYILMLTARGSEDDKISGLTLGADDYITKPFSIRELVTRVHAVLRRPRTSTTSPQVTTPLIVGDLILDPVAHQVRVGETTVELTRTEFELLVALALRPGQVLTRHDLVTEVWDTTWVGDERIVDVHIGNLRRKLGTDTRGRGFIDTVRGVGYRVGQP, encoded by the coding sequence ATGGCTGACCGCACACCGACCACCGCCACGCCCCCGGGGCGGGTGCTGGTCGTCGATGATGAACAACCCCTGGCTCAGATGGTGGCCTCCTACCTCGTCCGGGCCGGCTTCGATACCCGCCAGGCGCACACCGGCACCCAGGCCGTGGACGAGGCCCGTCGCTATTCCCCCGATGTTGTGGTGCTGGATCTGGGGCTGCCCGAACTCGACGGCCTGGAGGTGTGCCGACGGATCCGCACCTTCTCGGACTGCTACATCCTCATGCTCACCGCGCGTGGCAGCGAGGACGACAAGATCAGCGGTTTGACCCTGGGGGCGGATGACTACATCACCAAACCTTTTAGCATCCGGGAACTGGTGACCCGGGTGCATGCGGTGCTGCGCCGCCCGCGCACCAGCACCACCTCACCGCAGGTGACCACCCCCTTGATCGTTGGTGACCTCATCCTTGACCCCGTCGCCCATCAGGTGCGGGTGGGGGAGACGACCGTGGAGCTCACCCGCACGGAGTTCGAGCTGCTGGTTGCCCTGGCCCTGCGCCCCGGCCAGGTGCTGACCCGCCACGACCTGGTCACCGAGGTCTGGGACACCACCTGGGTCGGTGATGAACGCATCGTCGATGTCCACATCGGCAACTTGCGTCGCAAGCTCGGCACCGACACCCGGGGCCGGGGGTTTATCGACACCGTGCGTGGCGTGGGCTACCGGGTGGGGCAGCCATGA
- a CDS encoding multicopper oxidase family protein, with translation MTNAFSRRQLLLGGLVLAGTGAVAACTSDPGPAASAPGPSLRPTPTPTALGEPTVRRTLTTRPLSLDIGGIEAKTWGYVSDTGDAAIEATVGDVLQVDITNELPESTSIHWHGIALHNAADGVPGMTQDPIEPGESFSYVFEVPHGGTYYYHSHTGLQLDRGLYAPLIIRDPQDAEDQDVEWTIVLDDWVDGIQGTPDDELDKLTGMGSGDHNGRMGMGGHGQMMHGTPDRVLGGDAGDVMYPHYLINGRIPRAHRTFEARPGDKARLRFINAGGDTIFKVALGGHRMTVTHTDGFPVQPRETESIYLSMGERVDVEVILGDGIFPLTALAVGKDDRAFAVIRTAGGQAPHPDVDFPELSSTGLLLSSLKPADRALLPEGTPDREVSIDLGGQMMPYEWSILTDGQSSSATVQEGQRLRMVMRNRTMMPHPMHIHGHTWALPGSDGLRKDTVLLRHGETIIADLIADNPGEWAFHCHNAYHMETGMLSSLRYE, from the coding sequence ATGACGAACGCGTTTTCTCGACGACAGTTACTGCTCGGCGGGCTCGTCCTCGCCGGCACCGGGGCCGTGGCCGCCTGCACCAGCGACCCTGGACCCGCTGCCTCGGCACCAGGTCCCTCCCTTCGCCCCACCCCCACCCCCACTGCGCTCGGTGAGCCGACGGTGCGCCGGACACTGACCACCCGGCCCCTCTCCCTGGATATCGGCGGCATCGAAGCCAAGACGTGGGGATACGTCTCTGACACCGGGGATGCGGCCATTGAGGCCACCGTCGGCGACGTCCTCCAGGTCGATATCACCAATGAACTGCCTGAGAGCACCTCCATCCACTGGCATGGCATCGCACTCCACAACGCAGCCGACGGTGTGCCTGGCATGACCCAGGACCCCATTGAACCTGGCGAGTCTTTCTCCTATGTTTTTGAAGTCCCCCACGGTGGCACCTACTACTACCATTCCCACACCGGCCTGCAGCTTGATCGCGGCCTCTACGCCCCACTGATCATCCGTGACCCGCAAGACGCTGAGGACCAGGACGTCGAGTGGACCATCGTGCTCGACGACTGGGTCGATGGCATTCAGGGCACTCCCGACGATGAGCTCGACAAGCTCACCGGAATGGGTTCGGGCGACCATAACGGGAGGATGGGAATGGGAGGTCACGGCCAGATGATGCACGGCACCCCGGACCGGGTACTGGGCGGCGATGCTGGCGATGTGATGTATCCGCACTACCTCATCAACGGACGTATCCCCCGTGCTCACCGGACCTTCGAGGCTCGCCCGGGCGACAAGGCCCGCCTGCGGTTTATCAACGCCGGCGGTGACACCATCTTCAAGGTGGCCCTCGGTGGTCACCGCATGACCGTCACCCACACTGACGGCTTCCCTGTCCAGCCCAGGGAGACCGAATCGATCTACCTGTCGATGGGCGAGCGTGTCGACGTCGAGGTCATCCTCGGCGACGGCATCTTCCCGCTCACGGCTTTGGCGGTGGGTAAGGACGACCGCGCCTTCGCCGTCATCCGCACCGCCGGCGGCCAGGCCCCCCACCCCGATGTCGACTTCCCCGAGTTGTCGTCCACCGGACTGCTTCTGTCCTCCCTGAAGCCTGCAGACCGTGCACTCCTGCCCGAGGGCACACCAGACCGAGAAGTTAGCATCGACCTGGGCGGGCAGATGATGCCGTATGAATGGAGCATTCTCACCGACGGCCAATCGTCCTCCGCGACTGTGCAGGAGGGCCAGCGCCTGCGGATGGTCATGCGCAACAGGACCATGATGCCCCATCCCATGCACATCCACGGCCACACGTGGGCGCTGCCCGGCAGCGACGGGCTACGCAAGGACACCGTCCTTCTCCGCCACGGTGAAACCATTATCGCCGACCTGATCGCTGACAACCCCGGTGAGTGGGCATTTCACTGCCATAACGCCTATCACATGGAAACCGGGATGCTCAGCTCGCTTCGCTACGAGTAA
- the efeO gene encoding iron uptake system protein EfeO has protein sequence MKRSPAIVAALALTLPLTACVENSTGDAIDVQAKEDSCAVATNSVESGTNTFSITNSGERVTEFYLLAEDGLRVIAERENITPSSTADLTVQLSPGSYFTACKPGLRGPNIGQAEFTVTGEPITYDESDEKRFNEARDNYVNFVKNEVAELLPKVEEFAAAYAAGDDDKAKDLYATTRVHYERIEPIAEALGVLDARIDYREVDYIAEADQLKEDDPTFTEWLGFHRMEKDLWPPAADAKNADGAPAREGWEPSSPQKRREIADALVADVETLNDTVQADDFAAENDITVDTVSNGAMGLLEEVATTKVTGEENWWSHKDLYDFQANIQGSRIAFDMVKGIASERGEEGAKLVSEIEQRFDDIQSLLDEYGSLDTGYVDYDEVDAGQQAKLTRAIDALREPLSNLTGTVLGLNVDTAADSGAES, from the coding sequence ATGAAGCGCTCTCCCGCCATCGTTGCCGCACTCGCTCTTACCCTCCCGCTGACTGCGTGCGTGGAAAACAGCACCGGCGACGCCATCGACGTCCAAGCGAAGGAAGACTCCTGCGCCGTCGCTACCAACTCGGTGGAATCCGGCACCAACACCTTCTCCATCACCAACTCCGGCGAGCGCGTCACCGAGTTCTACCTGCTGGCCGAAGACGGCCTACGCGTCATCGCCGAGCGCGAGAACATCACGCCGAGCAGCACCGCAGACCTCACCGTCCAGCTCTCACCCGGCTCTTACTTCACCGCCTGCAAGCCAGGCCTGCGCGGACCAAATATCGGCCAAGCAGAGTTCACCGTCACCGGCGAGCCGATCACCTACGACGAATCCGACGAGAAGCGCTTCAACGAAGCACGCGACAACTACGTCAACTTTGTCAAGAACGAGGTAGCAGAACTGCTGCCAAAGGTCGAGGAATTCGCCGCAGCATACGCCGCGGGTGACGACGACAAGGCCAAGGACCTCTACGCCACCACCCGCGTCCACTACGAACGCATCGAACCAATCGCTGAGGCCCTCGGCGTCCTCGACGCACGCATTGACTACCGCGAAGTGGACTACATCGCCGAAGCGGACCAGCTCAAGGAAGACGACCCGACCTTTACCGAATGGCTCGGCTTCCACCGCATGGAAAAGGACCTGTGGCCGCCAGCTGCCGATGCCAAGAACGCCGACGGTGCACCCGCCCGCGAAGGCTGGGAGCCGTCCTCGCCGCAGAAGCGCCGCGAGATCGCCGACGCACTCGTCGCTGACGTAGAGACGCTGAACGACACCGTGCAGGCCGACGACTTCGCCGCAGAAAATGACATCACCGTCGACACCGTGTCCAACGGCGCAATGGGCCTGCTCGAAGAGGTAGCCACCACCAAGGTCACCGGCGAGGAAAACTGGTGGTCGCACAAGGACCTCTACGACTTCCAAGCCAACATCCAGGGCTCTCGCATCGCGTTTGACATGGTCAAGGGCATCGCCTCCGAGCGCGGTGAAGAAGGCGCGAAGCTGGTCAGTGAGATCGAGCAGCGTTTCGACGACATCCAGTCCCTCCTCGACGAATACGGCAGCCTTGACACCGGCTACGTGGACTACGACGAAGTCGACGCCGGCCAGCAGGCGAAACTCACCCGCGCCATCGATGCGCTACGCGAGCCGCTGTCCAACCTGACCGGCACCGTGCTGGGGCTCAACGTTGATACTGCTGCAGATTCGGGGGCGGAATCCTAA